From the genome of Streptomyces sp. NBC_00659, one region includes:
- a CDS encoding aminotransferase-like domain-containing protein produces MQERSSVGDLADQLRQELNRYSPGGKLPSSRALVERFRVSPVTVSRALAQLAAEGLVITRPGAGAFRARPRPAVTSTGDTSWQEVALSADAATEAVPRTVDASGVLASLAAPPPGVVEFNGGYLHPSLQPERAMGAALSRAGRRPGAWSRPPMEGLPELREWFARGIGGAIGAAEVLVAAGGQTALTTALRALAPPGAPVLVESPTYPGMLAIARAAGLRPVPVPVDPDGVKPGLLADAFRATGSRVFVCQPLFQNPTGAVLAPERRGEVLRIARDAGAFVVEDDFVRRLVHEDAGPLPRPLAAEDPDGVVVHVGSLTKATSPSFRVSALAARGPVLERLRAIQVVDTFFVPRPLQEAALELVGSPAWPRHLRTVSAELKVRRDTMTAALRLRLPELALPHIPFGGYHLWARLPDGTDESALVAAALRAGVAVTPGRPYYSAEPPAAQIRLSFAAVAGTEEITEGVRRLTAAYDEVRA; encoded by the coding sequence ATGCAAGAGCGTAGCAGTGTGGGCGATCTGGCGGATCAGCTGCGACAGGAGCTGAATCGCTACTCTCCAGGTGGAAAGCTGCCGTCCAGCCGGGCGCTCGTCGAACGGTTCCGCGTGAGCCCGGTGACCGTGTCACGGGCGCTGGCGCAACTGGCCGCCGAGGGGCTCGTGATCACCCGGCCCGGCGCGGGCGCCTTCCGGGCGAGGCCCCGGCCCGCCGTCACCTCCACCGGGGACACCTCCTGGCAGGAGGTCGCGCTCAGCGCGGACGCCGCGACGGAGGCCGTCCCGCGCACCGTTGACGCCTCCGGCGTCCTCGCCTCGCTCGCCGCGCCGCCCCCCGGCGTCGTCGAGTTCAACGGCGGCTATCTGCACCCCTCGCTCCAGCCGGAGCGGGCGATGGGCGCGGCCCTCTCCCGGGCCGGCCGTCGCCCCGGGGCCTGGTCACGGCCGCCCATGGAGGGACTGCCCGAACTGCGCGAGTGGTTCGCGCGCGGTATCGGCGGGGCGATCGGCGCCGCCGAGGTGCTGGTCGCGGCCGGCGGCCAGACCGCCCTGACGACCGCCCTGCGCGCGCTCGCGCCGCCCGGCGCCCCGGTTCTGGTCGAGTCGCCCACGTATCCGGGCATGCTGGCCATCGCCCGCGCCGCCGGTCTTCGCCCCGTTCCGGTCCCGGTGGACCCCGACGGCGTGAAACCCGGGCTCCTGGCCGACGCCTTCAGGGCGACCGGCTCCCGGGTCTTCGTCTGCCAGCCGCTGTTCCAGAATCCGACCGGCGCCGTGCTCGCGCCCGAGCGGCGCGGCGAGGTGCTGCGCATCGCGCGGGACGCCGGAGCCTTCGTCGTCGAGGACGACTTCGTACGCCGCCTGGTGCACGAGGACGCGGGCCCGCTGCCGCGGCCGCTGGCCGCCGAGGACCCCGACGGAGTCGTGGTGCACGTCGGTTCCCTGACCAAGGCGACCTCGCCGAGCTTCCGGGTGAGCGCCCTGGCCGCACGCGGTCCGGTACTGGAGCGACTGCGCGCCATCCAGGTCGTCGACACCTTCTTCGTGCCGCGCCCGCTCCAGGAGGCCGCGCTCGAACTCGTCGGCTCGCCGGCCTGGCCGCGTCATCTGCGCACCGTGTCGGCCGAGTTGAAGGTCCGGCGGGACACCATGACCGCCGCACTGCGGCTGCGGCTCCCCGAACTCGCCCTGCCCCACATCCCGTTCGGCGGCTACCACCTGTGGGCGCGGCTGCCCGACGGCACCGACGAGTCCGCGCTCGTCGCCGCCGCCCTGCGCGCGGGGGTGGCCGTGACTCCCGGCCGCCCCTACTACAGCGCCGAACCCCCGGCCGCCCAGATCCGGTTGAGCTTCGCGGCGGTGGCGGGGACGGAGGAGATCACGGAGGGCGTACGACGACTGACGGCGGCGTACGACGAGGTGCGGGCCTGA
- a CDS encoding DMT family transporter has translation MRAESSAIDRTGIAVSTGIEPPASAPPRSPAPADRRSGTLQAALGVTAFSLTFPATAWGLEGFGPWSLVTVRCVLAALLAGGCLLALRVPRPARRHLAGLAVVAAGVVLGFPLLTTLALGTSTTAHAAVVVGLLPLTTALFSALRTGARPSRTFWVAACAGAAAVIAFTVQQSGGALTGADAYLFGALLICAAGYTEGGRLARVMPGWQVIGWALVLCLPLSVPGALLALSYEPVELTAHSLTGLLWVAVGSQFLGLVVWYRGMASIGIPKASQLQLAQPLLTLVWSVLLLGERLTPAAPLTAAAVLVCIALTQRARG, from the coding sequence ATGAGAGCAGAGAGTAGCGCTATCGACCGGACCGGGATAGCGGTCAGCACCGGCATCGAGCCCCCGGCCTCCGCCCCGCCCCGGAGCCCCGCTCCGGCGGACCGCCGTTCGGGCACCCTTCAGGCGGCCCTGGGGGTCACCGCCTTCTCCCTCACCTTCCCCGCGACAGCCTGGGGCCTGGAGGGCTTCGGCCCCTGGTCGCTGGTGACCGTGCGCTGTGTCCTGGCGGCGCTCCTCGCGGGCGGCTGCCTCCTCGCGCTGCGGGTCCCCCGGCCCGCCCGGCGGCATCTGGCGGGCCTCGCCGTCGTCGCCGCCGGTGTCGTCCTCGGCTTCCCGCTCCTGACGACACTCGCCCTGGGGACGTCGACCACCGCCCACGCGGCCGTCGTCGTCGGGCTGCTGCCGCTGACGACGGCGCTGTTCTCGGCGCTGCGCACCGGCGCGCGGCCGTCGCGGACGTTCTGGGTGGCGGCCTGCGCGGGCGCCGCGGCCGTGATCGCGTTCACCGTGCAGCAGAGCGGCGGTGCCCTGACCGGTGCGGACGCCTATCTCTTCGGGGCCCTGCTGATCTGCGCGGCGGGCTACACCGAGGGCGGCCGGCTGGCCCGGGTGATGCCGGGCTGGCAGGTCATCGGCTGGGCCCTGGTCCTGTGTCTGCCGCTCAGCGTTCCGGGCGCGCTGCTGGCGCTGTCGTACGAACCGGTGGAGCTGACGGCGCACAGCCTGACCGGGCTGCTCTGGGTCGCGGTCGGTTCGCAGTTCCTCGGCCTGGTCGTCTGGTACCGGGGGATGGCGTCGATCGGGATTCCCAAGGCCAGCCAGTTGCAGCTGGCTCAGCCGCTGCTCACACTGGTGTGGTCGGTACTGCTCCTGGGCGAGCGGCTCACCCCGGCGGCACCCCTGACAGCGGCCGCCGTCCTCGTCTGCATCGCCCTGACCCAGCGGGCACGGGGCTGA
- a CDS encoding DUF1918 domain-containing protein, which yields MHATKGDQLVQHGRTVGQHDKVAEITEVMGAEGSPPYRVRFEDGHEAVCSPGPDSEIRHRDMPPR from the coding sequence ATGCACGCAACCAAAGGCGACCAGCTGGTGCAGCACGGCAGGACCGTCGGCCAGCACGACAAGGTCGCGGAGATCACCGAGGTCATGGGAGCCGAAGGCTCTCCCCCCTACCGCGTGCGGTTCGAGGACGGTCACGAGGCCGTGTGCTCGCCGGGCCCGGACTCCGAGATCCGCCACCGGGACATGCCGCCGCGGTAG
- a CDS encoding glycoside hydrolase family 10 protein, translating to MGRLPRRTFAAAALATLSGFGTAGDAAAARDAAPPHRSAAPRAMRGMWLATASNRDWPSRTGLSPARQRAELVGHLDTAVRLRLNTVFLQVRPAADALWPSPYEPWSRYLTGVQGKDPGWDPLGTAVREAHARGLELHAWFNPYRVSGQPDPGRLAPSHPARLHPDWTVRYGGKLYYNPGLPPVRTFVRAAMLDAVRRYPVDGVHWDDYFYPYPVPGERFDDDAAYAEHGAGFPDRAAWRRHNIDRLVQEMAEGVKKARPGVRFGISPFGVWRNASTDPLGSPTRAGVETYDDLYADTRKWVGRRWVDYICPQLYWNIGFAAADYAKLLPWWARVTRGTGVHLYAGEALYKAGDPAQPAAWRDPAELSRHLTLARGHAEVRGHVFFAASEAGVDRTGAMARVVADHYRQPAKPPR from the coding sequence ATGGGGCGACTGCCACGCCGGACGTTCGCGGCGGCCGCGCTCGCGACGCTGTCGGGGTTCGGCACGGCGGGGGACGCCGCGGCCGCCCGGGACGCGGCCCCACCGCACCGGTCGGCGGCCCCGCGCGCCATGCGCGGCATGTGGCTCGCGACCGCCTCGAACCGCGACTGGCCCTCCCGCACCGGCCTGAGCCCCGCACGCCAGCGCGCCGAACTCGTCGGCCATCTGGACACGGCGGTACGCCTGCGCCTCAACACCGTGTTCCTCCAGGTCCGTCCCGCCGCCGACGCGCTGTGGCCCTCGCCGTACGAGCCGTGGTCCCGCTACCTGACCGGCGTCCAGGGCAAGGATCCCGGCTGGGACCCGCTGGGCACCGCCGTGCGCGAGGCCCACGCGCGCGGTCTGGAACTGCACGCCTGGTTCAACCCGTACCGCGTGTCCGGACAGCCGGACCCCGGCAGGCTCGCCCCCTCGCACCCCGCGCGTCTCCACCCGGACTGGACCGTGCGGTACGGCGGGAAGCTCTACTACAACCCCGGACTGCCCCCGGTCCGTACGTTCGTCCGGGCCGCGATGCTCGACGCGGTGCGCCGGTACCCCGTCGACGGCGTGCACTGGGACGACTACTTCTACCCCTACCCGGTGCCCGGCGAGCGCTTCGACGACGACGCGGCGTACGCCGAACACGGCGCGGGCTTCCCGGACCGGGCGGCCTGGCGGCGCCACAACATCGACCGGCTGGTGCAGGAGATGGCGGAGGGCGTCAAGAAGGCCCGCCCCGGGGTCCGCTTCGGGATCAGCCCCTTCGGCGTCTGGCGCAACGCGTCGACCGACCCGCTCGGCTCGCCGACCCGGGCCGGCGTCGAGACCTACGACGACCTGTACGCCGACACCAGGAAATGGGTCGGGCGGCGCTGGGTGGACTACATCTGCCCCCAGCTCTACTGGAACATCGGCTTCGCCGCCGCCGACTACGCGAAGCTGCTGCCCTGGTGGGCGCGGGTCACCCGGGGTACGGGCGTACACCTGTACGCGGGCGAGGCGCTCTACAAGGCGGGCGACCCGGCGCAGCCGGCCGCCTGGCGGGACCCGGCCGAACTCTCCCGGCATCTCACCCTCGCCCGCGGCCACGCCGAAGTGCGCGGGCATGTCTTCTTCGCGGCCTCGGAGGCGGGCGTCGACCGGACCGGCGCGATGGCACGGGTCGTCGCAGACCACTACCGGCAGCCGGCGAAGCCCCCGCGCTGA
- a CDS encoding 3-hydroxybutyryl-CoA dehydrogenase: protein MTDIERVGVVGCGQMGAGIAEVCARAGLDVKVAETTGEALEIGRTRLFSSLSKAAGRGKISEEELKATQDRLSFTTDLGEFADRDLVIEAVVENEQVKTEIFQVLDQVMTRPDAILASNTSSIPLVKLAVATSRPDQVIGIHFFNPAPVQQLVELIPALTTSEGTISRAQLFAEKALGKHAIRAQDRSGFVVNALLIPYLLSAIRMFESGMASREDIDNGMEMGCAHPMGPLKLSDLIGLDTVASVAYSMYEEYKEPLYAAPPLLQRMVDAGRLGRKSGSGFYTYG from the coding sequence GTGACCGACATCGAACGCGTCGGAGTGGTGGGCTGCGGCCAGATGGGAGCGGGCATTGCCGAGGTGTGCGCCCGCGCCGGACTGGACGTCAAGGTCGCCGAGACCACCGGCGAAGCCCTGGAGATCGGCCGGACCCGGCTCTTCTCCTCCCTGTCCAAGGCGGCCGGGCGCGGAAAGATCTCCGAGGAAGAGCTCAAGGCCACCCAGGACCGGCTGAGCTTCACCACGGACCTCGGCGAGTTCGCCGACCGTGACCTGGTGATCGAGGCCGTCGTCGAGAACGAGCAGGTGAAGACCGAGATCTTCCAGGTGCTCGACCAGGTGATGACCAGGCCGGACGCGATCCTGGCCTCCAACACCTCCTCGATCCCGCTGGTGAAGCTGGCCGTCGCGACCTCGCGTCCCGACCAGGTCATCGGCATCCACTTCTTCAACCCGGCCCCGGTGCAGCAGCTCGTGGAGCTGATCCCGGCGCTGACCACCTCCGAGGGCACCATCAGCCGCGCCCAGCTGTTCGCCGAGAAGGCGCTCGGCAAGCACGCGATCCGCGCCCAGGACCGCTCGGGCTTCGTCGTCAACGCGCTGCTGATCCCCTATCTCCTGTCCGCGATCCGGATGTTCGAGTCGGGCATGGCGAGCCGCGAGGACATCGACAACGGCATGGAGATGGGCTGCGCCCACCCGATGGGCCCGCTCAAGCTGTCCGACCTGATCGGCCTCGACACCGTGGCCTCGGTCGCGTACTCGATGTACGAGGAGTACAAGGAGCCGCTGTACGCCGCTCCCCCGCTGCTCCAGCGCATGGTCGACGCCGGCCGCCTCGGCCGCAAGTCCGGCTCGGGGTTCTACACCTACGGCTGA